AACGGTGCTGTCGATGAACGGGCGAAGCAGGAAGCGAAAGAACGGATTTTGCGCAAGGCGACACTGCTGTTTGAACTCTCCCGCCCCTACAAAGAGCATGAGAGGTTTTTGAACGCGATGGTATTGGGGTCGCAGGATCTGACGCAGGGTGAAGGGGTCCACCTGCTGAGCATTCACGCGTCCAAGGGGCTTGAATATCAGGAAGTCTACGTCATCGATCTGATGGACGGACGATTCCCCAACCGTAAACTGATGAGCCGCAGCGGCAGCATCGACGAGGAAAGACGGCTGTTCTACGTCGCCGTCACACGGGCCAAAGACCGGCTGTATCTGAGTTTTGCCAAATACGACAAAATCAAAAAGAGCAATTTCGTCCCTTCCCAGTTCCTTTACGAAGCGGGACTGATCCCCAAGGATGAAACCTACAACGCCCTGGTCGCAAAAGGGGCGGTCGAAGAGGAATGACCGCGCTTAACGGCGTCCCTGAACGGCGTTCCCCATCTCCCACATCGGTAAAAAGATCCCCAGCGCAAGCAGTACCACCATCGCGGCGATGAGCAGCAGCATGATCGGCTCGATCGCTTCGGAAAGACCGTCAATGATGGCATCAAAGCGCATCTTGTAATATTCCATAACCTTTTGCATCATGGCGTCAAGCTGTCCGCTCGATTCCCCTGCCGAAATCATCTGGATAATCATGTTCTCAAACAGTTTTGTCTCCGCCAGCCCCGAATAGAGGGTTCCCCCCTTTTCGACGGTTTGGCGGACGGTGAGGAGCTTTTCTTGCAGCGGGAGGGTTTCGATCATCCCGATGGAGGTATCGAGCGCATCCGAGATGGGAATACCGGCACGGACGAGTTCGGAAAAAACCAGGGTAAAACGGTTGAGCGTCGCAAACATGATGATGTTTTTGATCAGGTAAAGCTTGAGCAGGAGCTGATGCCACTTGTAACGGAATTCGCGGTTGTGGTTGAGCATGTAGCGGAATACAAAGAAAAAGACGATCAGGGCGGCGAGCACGTAGGGGCCGTAGGTATTGAAAAGGTGCTCGAGGAAAAGGAGGATCTTCGTCGGTAGGGGAAGCTCCGCCTGCAGCTGTTCGAAAATCGCTTTGAACTGCGGAACGACGTAGGAAATAAGGACGGTAAAGGCGATGGCCATCGCGATCATGACGTTTCGGGGATACGCCATCGCCTTTTTGAATTTGATGATATTCCGGCGGATCTCTTCGAGCATGTCGGCAAGTTTGTGGAGCGCTTCGGCCATGTTCCCCGTTTTCTCTCCCAGCTCGATCATCGCCAGTGTCAGGGTACCCAGTTCATACCCGAATTTTTTGGCGGAGTTGGAGAGGCTGTGCCCGGCATTGATGTCTTCGGCCATTGTCCCTAGAACGTTTTGAAGGACCTTGTCAGTCGTCGCGTCGGCGATTTCACGGAGCGAATCGTGGATCGAAATCCCCGCGTTCGTCATGACGGCCATCTGGCGGACGGCGGCGATGAGGGCGTCTTGTTTGAGTTTGCGCTTACGGACGTTGGAAAAGAGGTTTTCCTTGAAACGCCGCAGCTGATCTTCCAGGGGAGGCGCGGCCTCCACGACTTTGATCACCATACCCGTGAATTTGATTTTGGCGAGGTAATGGGCCTCTTTTTTGCTTTCCGCATAAAAACCGTGTTCGGTTTTTTTCCCTTTGGACAGGACTGTCGCTACAAAATATTTCATACTTTCGCCACCCTCAAAATTTCATCGAGCGTCGTCACGCCGGCGACCGCTTTGGCCATGCCGTTTTCGAACATTCCGACAAAACCCTCTTTTTTGGCCTGCTTGGTGAGCTCCTCTTTCGAAGAACCCCGCGCGATCATGCTGGAGAGCTCTTCGCTCATGGGGAGCACTTCACAGATCATTTCGCGCCCCATATAGCCTGTCGTGTTACACTCTTTGCATCCCGCACCGTGATAAAAAACCGTTCCCTGCGGTATGTAGGCGGAATATTCCTGCAGGAGCGTCTGGGGAATTTCGATCTCCTGTTTGCAAAATTTGCAGATTTTCCGGACCAGCCGTTGCGCCTGTACGGCAACGAGCGCCCCGCTGATAAGATAGGGTTCGATACCCATGTCGGCCATACGGGCGATGGCGCTGATCGCATCGTTGGTGTGCAGCGTCGAAATTACCAGATGCCCCGTAAGAGCTGCTTTGACGGCGATTTCAAGCGTTTCGTGGTCACGGATTTCCCCGATCATGATCTTGTCGGGGTCTTGTCGGAGGATGGAACGCAGCGCGTCGGCGAACGACAGGCCGACCTTGGGATTGACCTGCACCTGCTGGATGAGGTTCATCCGGTATTCGACCGGATCTTCGACGGTGATCACCTTGTCTTCGACATTTCTTAGCTCATTCAGTGCACCGTAGAGGGTTGTCGTTTTACCGCTTCCCGTCGGACCCGTGACGAGAATGATCCCAAACGGTACGTGAAGGGCCTTGATGAGTTTTTGGTAACTCACCGAGTCCATCCCCGAGTCTTCAAGCTTCACCAGGGCTTTGGTTTTGTCGAGGATACGCATGACGATCGATTCGCCGTAGATGGTTGGCAACGTCGAAAGACGGAAATCGAATTCGGCTTCCATCACGACGGCGGAGAAACGACCGTCCTGGGGCTTTCGGCGTTCGGCGATATCGAGATTGGCGAGCAGTTTGATCCGGGATGCGAGGGGAGGGTAGATGTCGCGGTCGAAGATAAAAATCTCGGCCAGCTTTCCGTCGATCCGTCCCCGAACCACGCAGTTTTTTTCGGTCGGTTCGATGTGGATGTCGCTGGCCCGCCCTTTGATACACGCTTTGAGGATAACGTCGATAAGCTGGAGAATCGAAGAGGCTTCCTGCTGTTCTTCGATCGTCCCGATGTTGCGCAATTCGTTCCGGATGTTGGTAACCAGTTCCTTGACGCTGTCTTTAAGCTCGATTTTGAACAGGTAAGCCTGGATCTGTTTTTCGGTGGCTACGGCTACTTTGAGCGATTTTCGGGGGAAAAGCCGCTGGACCGACTCCTGGGCTTCGATGTTGAGCGGGTCGGAAAATACGACCGTGACGTACATGTCATCCTGTGAAATGGGAAGGACGTTGTAACGTTTGAGCTGAACGGTAGGGATTTTTTCGACCAGGCGGTAATCCATATCGATCGAATCGAGATCGACGAAAGGGATCTCCATCACTTCGGCGAGATGGGCCAGGATGGAGGCTTCATCGAGAAAATGGTAATTTTTGATGATGGAGAGTTCGTATCGGCCCAGACGGATCTGCTCGACGATGAAGCGTTTGATAAAGTTGACCGA
The DNA window shown above is from Campylobacterota bacterium and carries:
- a CDS encoding type II secretion system F family protein, producing the protein MKYFVATVLSKGKKTEHGFYAESKKEAHYLAKIKFTGMVIKVVEAAPPLEDQLRRFKENLFSNVRKRKLKQDALIAAVRQMAVMTNAGISIHDSLREIADATTDKVLQNVLGTMAEDINAGHSLSNSAKKFGYELGTLTLAMIELGEKTGNMAEALHKLADMLEEIRRNIIKFKKAMAYPRNVMIAMAIAFTVLISYVVPQFKAIFEQLQAELPLPTKILLFLEHLFNTYGPYVLAALIVFFFVFRYMLNHNREFRYKWHQLLLKLYLIKNIIMFATLNRFTLVFSELVRAGIPISDALDTSIGMIETLPLQEKLLTVRQTVEKGGTLYSGLAETKLFENMIIQMISAGESSGQLDAMMQKVMEYYKMRFDAIIDGLSEAIEPIMLLLIAAMVVLLALGIFLPMWEMGNAVQGRR
- a CDS encoding GspE/PulE family protein, with the translated sequence MDRITHDLLEKRHITQQQIERLTTRGVQDDTILETLSKVGAVSVNFIKRFIVEQIRLGRYELSIIKNYHFLDEASILAHLAEVMEIPFVDLDSIDMDYRLVEKIPTVQLKRYNVLPISQDDMYVTVVFSDPLNIEAQESVQRLFPRKSLKVAVATEKQIQAYLFKIELKDSVKELVTNIRNELRNIGTIEEQQEASSILQLIDVILKACIKGRASDIHIEPTEKNCVVRGRIDGKLAEIFIFDRDIYPPLASRIKLLANLDIAERRKPQDGRFSAVVMEAEFDFRLSTLPTIYGESIVMRILDKTKALVKLEDSGMDSVSYQKLIKALHVPFGIILVTGPTGSGKTTTLYGALNELRNVEDKVITVEDPVEYRMNLIQQVQVNPKVGLSFADALRSILRQDPDKIMIGEIRDHETLEIAVKAALTGHLVISTLHTNDAISAIARMADMGIEPYLISGALVAVQAQRLVRKICKFCKQEIEIPQTLLQEYSAYIPQGTVFYHGAGCKECNTTGYMGREMICEVLPMSEELSSMIARGSSKEELTKQAKKEGFVGMFENGMAKAVAGVTTLDEILRVAKV